The nucleotide window AGTTGTTAAGCTTTATGGAGCAAAATCAATATGAAGAGGAAGCTTTAGATGGCTTATGGATTCCGGTTAAGTTTGCTGCGCCTTTATCTCCGAATGCAATAGAAGAGGCGACCAGGTATTTAGAGACATATGAACCAGCTGTTGATCCAATTATTGATGAAGAGGAAGCGACAGAATATTCAACAGAGGAATTGTCAGAGGATGAGCTGGAGAGTTTAATGGGCGAATCAAACTGGCTTCTGACGAAGAACATGATTGATACAACAGCTATTGAAGCTTTTTTGAAAAACAGGAGGAAGCACCGCTCGAGCAGGTGATCATTGAAGCAACCACCGATCAGTGGAGTGACGCCATAAATGCGCTGACAGCCATTTCAGCGTTAGTTAGTAATAAAAAAGTAACCATAACAACTGGTGAACAAAACATTGAACGGATGATTTACGATAAAAAATGGGAGTGGATGAGGGATGGAGATGGATCAGACATTATTAAACGGAGAGACATCGTCAAACGAGATGAAAAATCCGAATGATTCGGTAGAAGATATGAATGTAAATCCATTAAATGTCATGCAGTCAATTAGAGGGATATTAACGCAAGAAGAGGAGTTAACATTTATGAATATTCTCTTCTCTTCATCGGCTTCGATTCGATCCGGAAATTTTGGTTTATCCCGTAAAGAGGTTGAAAAGCAGCTTGGCTTATCAGCTGAAGACAACCGGTTTTTCTCTTTTATTACAAGGGTTAATCAAGCAATCAGCCGATATTTTCAATTAATTTATGATAAAAAACGCGACCAAGTTGTAGCATTAATGAGGGTTCCTGCTCAATCAGCACGCAACACCTTATCAAAGGAAAGTCTAGCGATTTTACTATATATGTTTTACCAGCAAGAGGTATTGCAGCATGAATTTACACTATTCGACCAATTACTAGAGGCACTTGGGCACGAAACGAAAAAAGCAAACCAAAGAGTACTCCTTAATATAGATCCATTAAAGAAAATCGGTGCAATTGAAGATTACGAAACGAATTCATCAGAGAGGGCGTTTCAACTTACGGCTATTGGAGTCCATCTTTTTTCTGATTCATTCTTGCGCCGGACCGCAGAATTCAGTCAGTCAAACCAGTTGAACAAAGAAGAAGTATTGAAATTCTTTAAACGATATAACTTATATCCGAAAGGAGAAGGCGAATGATCCCTTGGAGAATGACATTTTCAGGTATACGAGATTATCGGCCAGAGCAAATAGATTTATCTGGAATAGATCAACATATTATGATCACCGGTCCAAATGGATCAGGTAAGTCAACGATCACGTATTGCATGGGGGCGGTACTTTATTCTTCAAAAGTAGATGTAGAAGGGTTGAAATCTCGGAATCTATTGCCTGATCAAACCTGGAAAGCGCAAATTTCTATAGTATTTAAAAATAATGGCAAAATGAAAATAGATGCTGCCACATTCATTCAATTTACATTAAGAATGGTTCAAGAACCTGGGCAGCCGATCAAAAAAGAGTACTCCATCTCAACAGGTGAGGAAATGGATCAATGGGAGCAAACCATTAAATATTCATCAGGGGATCGTCAATTCAATTTTTCTGCCTATAAGAAAGATCTACTTTACAAATACAAAATTGATCCCGATGCCTACTATCTTATTTGGTATCAGCAAGAGGTGAATCAATTTGCCGTCATGAATCCCGAAGAACGGTTTCGGATTTTTAGCGAGATGCATGGAATTGATCAAACTCAGCGCGAATGGGAAGAAAGTATTGAAAAACTTAAGGAAACAACGGAAACTCTTAAAACAGCTAAGTTTAGTGTGGATAACAAAAGATTGGAACTTCAAATCAAAAAGGCTGATTTAGATCGGTTTACAAGTAATCAAGAACGCCTGCAACGTGGTGCAAGGGAATATACAGAATCTCTTTTATTACTAGAAACAGCTTTGAAAAAAGAGCTGAATAGTTTAGAAGGAATCATGGTGGAACTTTCCGCTGACATGGAAGAAGCGAAGGAAGCCATCTCCTTGAAGCAAGAAGAGAAAGAAAAGTTAATCGAACAAATGAACAAGCTGCTAATTGAAAAAGAAGAGTTAGAAGGCAAGCTGGAAAAGGCTGAAGATTTACTTGAAACAGTAAATGATGAAATTCAGGCAAAAAAGCAGTCCATCGCTCTGCTAGAAAAAGAACTTGAAGACTTAACAAAGCGAAAGAACCAAATTACCCGTACAGAAAAAGAAGTGCAGGAAGAATTAGATCGATTGGTCAAAGCAATCGGTGACACAAGCAACCAATTAGATGAGGTAAAAGGCGAGCATAAACAGCTTGACCAGTCACGCAGTCATTTACTGATGGAAATCGCAAAATTAGATCATCAAGTGGAAGAAGACGAAAGATTATTTGGAGAGCATAGTAAAAGATTAGCAGAATATAAAAGTAGTCATGACGTATCGATGACCATTTCTAAACTAGATGAAGATATTAACGCCTTTAAAAATGAAAAATTGAAGGTATCAAATGAACTTCACGAGTTGAAAATAGAACAGGCTTCCTTACTGGAGAATCGAGATCTATCTAAGCGCCAAAGTGATTCATTAGCCTTTCTCCGTATGCGAAATATCAAAGCCTATCCACTTCGTGAATTGGTAGAATTGGACGAACAGGCACAATTAAAAGACGAAGGATTATTTAATGCGATTAAGTATACGATCTTTTTCCATGGAAAACATATCGATCCCCCTAATGATCTTTACCACGTCCCGTTAATGGAGACGGTACCTGACCGTTCTGTAGATGCATTACCTGAACTACATCTGAAAATCAAGGATGGTATGAAGGATGAAGACATTCCGCATGCACTCAAAGCACTGTGGTGGGTAGGACAATTTTTCAAAAACGGTCCATTTAAGATAGTGAATGGGAGCTTGCATGATCCGATGGGGATCCGTGGACCACAGGAAAAAGAGCGATATCTTCTAAGTAAGAAAGCATTGTTGGCCAGAAGAAAAGAAGTGGAGAGGCTCATCGCTAAAAATGAATCCAGGCTGTTGCAATTAAATGAACTCATTGGCAGTCACACAAAAAAATCACAAGAATTAAATCGAATTATTC belongs to Neobacillus sp. OS1-2 and includes:
- a CDS encoding chromosome segregation protein SMC, translating into MIPWRMTFSGIRDYRPEQIDLSGIDQHIMITGPNGSGKSTITYCMGAVLYSSKVDVEGLKSRNLLPDQTWKAQISIVFKNNGKMKIDAATFIQFTLRMVQEPGQPIKKEYSISTGEEMDQWEQTIKYSSGDRQFNFSAYKKDLLYKYKIDPDAYYLIWYQQEVNQFAVMNPEERFRIFSEMHGIDQTQREWEESIEKLKETTETLKTAKFSVDNKRLELQIKKADLDRFTSNQERLQRGAREYTESLLLLETALKKELNSLEGIMVELSADMEEAKEAISLKQEEKEKLIEQMNKLLIEKEELEGKLEKAEDLLETVNDEIQAKKQSIALLEKELEDLTKRKNQITRTEKEVQEELDRLVKAIGDTSNQLDEVKGEHKQLDQSRSHLLMEIAKLDHQVEEDERLFGEHSKRLAEYKSSHDVSMTISKLDEDINAFKNEKLKVSNELHELKIEQASLLENRDLSKRQSDSLAFLRMRNIKAYPLRELVELDEQAQLKDEGLFNAIKYTIFFHGKHIDPPNDLYHVPLMETVPDRSVDALPELHLKIKDGMKDEDIPHALKALWWVGQFFKNGPFKIVNGSLHDPMGIRGPQEKERYLLSKKALLARRKEVERLIAKNESRLLQLNELIGSHTKKSQELNRIIQYVREAEAFMATDYARQSRIKRLEEENKRLVDIQTLLGELDGKRTSLHVHLLQLQDKQGILKEEEAFYEELGKMKGKYDHLLKLQSQFTALKDQYDEQVTILEGLEDDQNKLESKMKKRKRIEEQLVEEIESSNTVLKRVSNQLSAKQEEKDVTAQQLVEYIKEVTEIKELVPQVYSDIASEPIPDVIPSVTNLKNQRENGKIMFDAARREPGIDPAAPENYEAVKFEFERLDNEYKRTNILLDQDRQRAEELKDKLETTINMRVTEIRRRFQSYMSHFQFEGEVDWDSSEDKRGRTHFKLFIKARKEGHRGTMEDVSTKARGGRVGKGVSGGEESLSSLLFALALLQNLSFKPGFIVLDEFDSALDENRKLKVFDLYVQELNRKLIILTPKSHEEHYLKRFGKALVVQHDPTIPSSKIVGIVKKDS